In one Solanum dulcamara chromosome 1, daSolDulc1.2, whole genome shotgun sequence genomic region, the following are encoded:
- the LOC129881494 gene encoding uncharacterized protein LOC129881494: MASPIPPPSSVASGGFQKPNKSLNFFANAMKRKDSFIQFFAMTGILLLSVRSLGQKYRIHNLMDDNAALEEEREGLVQRMNHIRQSLLAEAAAEPTGRFASRIRLLFGIMDSNCLECTFNLVKPKQN; the protein is encoded by the exons ATGGCTTCCCCCATACCTCCACCAAGCTCGGTGGCTTCCGGTGGCTTCCAGAAACCTAATAAGTCATTAAACTTCTTTGCAAACGCAATGAAGAGAAAGGATAGTTTCATACAGTTCTTCGCCATGACAGGAATCCTTCTATTGAGTGTTAGATCACTTGGGCAAAAGTATCGTATCCATAATCTCATGGACGATAATGCTGCGCTCGAAGAAGAACGAGAAGGACTTGTTCAGCGAATGAATCATATCAGGCAAAGCTTGCTTGCTGAAGCTGCTGCTGAGCCTACTGGTCGCTTTGCTTCCCGGATTCGCCTCCTCTTCG GCATCATGGATTCAAACTGTTTGGAATGTACGTTCAATCTTGTCAAACCGAAGCAGAATTGA
- the LOC129881415 gene encoding polyadenylation and cleavage factor homolog 4, which yields MALAGGYANSKLIQNNAVVAPPKPLTSSVIERYRAALKEREDEIKASMPDDDDVIVLPPSMDEIVRLYELLLSDLTFNSKPIITDLTIIAGEQREHGEGIAHAICSRILEVPVEQKLPALYLLDSVVKNIGRDYVRHFSGHLPEVFCEAYRQVHPSMHPAMRHLFGTWSSVFPAPVLNKIETRLQFSQPGVQQSSGLTSSRASESPRPTHGIHVNPKYLEARCQLGHSTIDSVRAENSTGHISSDLEAKQVRSTASKNARSSSPYRVGPPRSLSPTLNEFALDNSAIRLREGASPSHTALDYGLSRVRGRDDERSEWQRILPDANQQPDIPSKYRMDKGIDLQGPRALIDAYGIDEREKVANLRQQKIANATINGLGSRLAVKTWQNTEEEEFNWEDMSPTLADQSPFNDLSTSVRHPQSIRMRPGVDLQHTVPLVTDPRRSWSNRGQYSLVHDSSLDDVHSSGRGARNKITGYCDEPSLISGSHYLQKLPENLPQLPQRHLKGEGSGISSATGESKHPLVGNLAADGHTWRPSYVPPRMNPTFDSSVQDIRLVTGRAPGVPWPPPNVHNPQSLTSKPIFLPHKHIRSPFEVNNASNSVANHSLDRSVLPEQHTDNLKSSSYIKFPQFPSQHPTSFSASHQNPEQLASAEPQLLLPQRIHQAMPPSASLPASNHLLLPPIYRYPPQGPVGTHFPPPVSGPQFSSGALPPFPRGPLPMPSKFMPASQNLGQVTPNPPAAGFSNLISSLMAQGLISLTNQAPTQDPVGLDFNPDLLKVRHDSAVTALYADLPRQCTTCGLRFKCQEAHSSHMDWHVTKNRVSKNRKQKSSRKWFVSVNMWLSGTEALGSDAVPGFLPTEQVVETKDDEELAVPADDEQNVCALCGEPFDDFYSDETEEWMYRGAVYMNAPSGSTVGMERSQLGPIIHAKCRSESSAPPHEDSRKVEEDQEDGDGSQRKRMRS from the exons ATGGCTTTAGCCGGCGGCTATGCAAACTCTAAGCTAATCCAAAACAACGCCGTCGTGGCGCCACCAAAACCCTTGACATCTTCTGTAATCGAACGATATCGGGCGGCGTTGAAGGAGAGGGAAGATGAAATTAAGGCTTCTATGCCAGACGATGATGATGTTATCGTGTTGCCTCCATCTATGGACGAGATTGTTAGGCTTTATGAATTGTTGTTGTCCGACCTGACTTTTAATTCTAAGCCTATCATTACTGACCTCACCATCATTGCTGGCGAACAGAGAGAACATGGTGAAGGCATTGCTCACGCGATTTGTAGTCGGATTCTCGAG GTCCCAGTTGAGCAGAAACTACCCGCATTATACCTTCTGGATAGTGTTGTAAAAAATATTGGTAGGGACTACGTCAGGCATTTCTCTGGCCATTTACCTGAG GTTTTCTGTGAGGCATATAGGCAAGTGCACCCTAGCATGCATCCTGCAATGCGCCATCTCTTTGGAACATGGTCATCTGTGTTCCCAGCACCTGTTCTCAACAAAATTGAAACTCGTCTCCAGTTTTCACAGCCGGGGGTCCAACAATCTTCTGGCTTGACTTCGTCAAGGGCTTCTGAATCACCGCGACCAACTCATGGCATTCATGTAAATCCAAAATATTTGGAAGCAAGGTGTCAGCTTGGGCACTCCACTATTGATTCA GTAAGAGCTGAAAATTCTACAGGTCATATATCTTCAGATCTGGAAGCCAAGCAAGTTCGTTCTACAGCTTCAAAGAATGCCAGATCATCCTCTCCTTATAGAGTGGGGCCTCCGAGGTCATTGTCACCCACCCTCAATGAGTTTGCCTTGGATAACTCTGCCATAAGACTCAGAGAAGGGGCCTCACCATCTCATACTGCACTTGACTATGGGCTTAGCAGAGTAAGAGGTAGAGATGATGAGAGGAGTGAGTGGCAGAGAATTTTGCCTGATGCTAATCAGCAACCAGACATTCCTTCTAAATATCGCATGGACAAGGGAATTGATCTTCAAGGACCTAGAGCTTTGATTGATGCTTATGGAATTGATGAAAGGGAAAAAGTAGCCAATCTGAGGCAACAAAAGATAGCGAATGCCACTATTAATGGCTTAGGCAGTAGGTTAGCTGTGAAGACATGGCAAAACACCGAAGAGGAAGAGTTCAACTGGGAAGATATGAGTCCAACTTTAGCAGATCAGAGTCCTTTTAATGATTTGTCGACATCTGTTCGCCATCCTCAGAGTATTAGGATGAGACCTGGTGTTGATTTACAACATACTGTGCCTTTGGTGACTGACCCTAGAAGGAGCTGGTCTAATCGAGGACAATATTCTTTAGTTCATGATTCTTCCTTGGATGATGTTCACTCG TCTGGTCGAGGGGCAAGAAATAAAATTACTGGATATTGCGATGAGCCATCTCTGATTTCAGGTTCACATTATCTTCAAAAGCTTCCAGAAAATCTGCCACAGTTGCCCCAAAGACATTTAAAGGGTGAAGGAAGTGGAATCTCATCAGCAACCGGTGAATCCAAGCATCCTTTGGTTGGCAATTTGGCTGCTGATGGACATACTTGGAGGCCATCATATGTTCCGCCAAGAATGAATCCTACTTTTGACTCTTCAGTTCAGGATATTCGGTTGGTTACTGGACGGGCCCCTGGTGTACCATGGCCTCCCCCAAATGTGCATAATCCCCAATCTTTGACTTCAAAACCTATTTTTCTGCCTCATAAGCATATCAGAAGTCCTTTTGAAGTAAATAATGCAAGCAATTCAGTTGCCAATCATAGTTTGGACAGGTCAGTTCTTCCTGAGCAACATACTGATAATTTGAAGAGCAGCTCATATATCAAGTTTCCGCAATTTCCTAGTCAACACCCCACATCATTTTCTGCAAGTCATCAAAACCCTGAACAATTGGCTTCAGCAGAACCTCAGCTATTGCTTCCTCAGCGTATTCATCAGGCTATGCCTCCAAGTGCCTCACTTCCAGCCTCGAAccatttgctactaccaccaattTATAGATACCCTCCACAGGGTCCTGTAGGTACTCATTTCCCCCCTCCAGTTTCAGGTCCACAATTTTCCTCAGGAGCCTTACCACCTTTTCCCAGAGGCCCACTTCCTATGCCTTCTAAATTCATGCCAGCATCCCAAAATCTAGGTCAGGTAACTCCTAACCCTCCGGCAGCAGGCTTTTCAAACTTGATTAGCTCACTCATGGCACAAGGTTTGATTTCATTGACAAATCAAGCTCCCACACAG GATCCTGTGGGCCTTGATTTTAATCCGGATCTTCTTAAGGTTCGTCATGATTCTGCGGTAACTGCTTTATATGCTGATCTTCCAAGACAGTGCACAACTTGTGGCCTACGATTTAAATGCCAAGAGGCACACAGCAGTCATATGGATTGGCATGTAACCAAGAATCGAGTATCAAAAAATCGCAAGCAGAAATCTTCTCGTAAGTGGTTTGTAAGCGTCAACATGTGGCTTAGTGGTACAGAGGCTTTGGGATCTGATGCAGTTCCTGGATTTCTACCGACTGAGCAAGTTGTGGAAACGAAGGATGATGAAGAATTGGCCGTCCCTGCTGACGATGAGCAGAATGTTTGTGCACTGTGTGGAGAACCTTTTG